In Devosia sp. XK-2, one DNA window encodes the following:
- the putA gene encoding bifunctional proline dehydrogenase/L-glutamate gamma-semialdehyde dehydrogenase PutA — MPETSPRQHLRDRLYADETLLVHDLIVETGLDEAERDRISGRAVDLVEAVRASTRLGLMESFLAEYGLDSEEGLALMSLAEALLRVPDSETVDALIHDKIGGADWTAHFGGSESPLVNFSSWALSLTSDVLGDPEIAPKSALRRAVARLGEPVIRTAVSHAMRLLGGQFVFGRTIEEAIVHARKPEALGYRYSYDMLGEAARTAADARRYFDAYLNAINALAPHCIHGSVRDNPGISVKLSALHPRYEVAQRHRVMTELVQATRQLALAAAKANMGFNIDAEEADRLDLSLDVIEAVLETPELAGWNGFGVVVQAYGKRVLPLIDWLEALAARLDRRIMVRLVKGAYWDAEIKRAQVMGLPGYPVYTRKAATDVSYIAAARRLFDAAHIYPQFATHNAHTAAAVLHLAAEAGRSNDSYEFQRLHGMGEQLHEVLRKNHKTTTRIYAPVGAHKDLLAYLVRRLLENGANGSFVYQIADEDIPAAKVAEDPIGKLLALGQAIPNAAIAPPERIFGERRNSQGLDLTDPIAFGAMEDARGTFAGAQWRAAPLGAMIAGNGTAERVINPARYGDFVGSVAEASATQVDEAVVAAASSTWAMVPVAERTAVMRRVADLYEANSAEFFALLAREAGKTWADAVAELREAVDFLRYYADEAGKLTAPPRGPFVCISPWNFPLAIFTGQIAAALVAGNPVLAKPAPQTPLVAFRAVQLMHEAGVPADALQLLPGGPAVGARLTSNPSVAGIAFTGSLPTARRIEQAMAEHLSPHAPLIAETGGLNAMVVDTTALTEQAVRDIIASAFQSAGQRCSALRVLYVQEDVYEHTLNMLRGAMDELVLGDPWNLSTDVGPIIDATARDKIMAYIEARKDRVLHQLRAPEGGTFVAPTVLKVSGIQEMPEEIFGPVLHVATFKGDELPRVIAAINASGYGLTFGMHTRISSRVKRLTEMVHAGNIYVNRNQIGAVVGSQPFGGEGLSGTGPKAGGPHYLPRFTQGGSDLQDGVRDLPGPTGENNCLHVAPRGTLLCLGPTADDVAAQIEIAKKAGCRAETAPMDIERLQSGSQFDAVAWFGDDAELKAIRLALSQRTGALVPIISGPQDIGRLQLERHVCIDTTAAGGNASLIAAAG, encoded by the coding sequence GGCCGAAGCGTTACTTCGCGTGCCGGACAGCGAGACCGTCGATGCTCTCATCCATGACAAGATCGGTGGTGCCGATTGGACCGCTCATTTTGGCGGCTCCGAAAGCCCCCTGGTCAATTTCTCGTCCTGGGCGCTGAGCCTGACATCCGACGTGCTGGGCGATCCAGAGATTGCACCGAAATCCGCGCTTCGCCGCGCCGTGGCCCGTTTGGGCGAGCCGGTGATCCGAACCGCCGTCAGCCATGCCATGCGGCTGCTGGGCGGCCAGTTCGTGTTCGGGCGGACCATTGAGGAGGCCATCGTCCATGCCAGGAAGCCCGAAGCGCTCGGCTACCGTTATTCCTACGACATGTTGGGTGAGGCGGCACGCACGGCGGCCGATGCGCGCCGCTATTTCGATGCCTATCTCAATGCCATCAACGCGCTGGCGCCGCATTGCATCCATGGCTCGGTACGGGATAATCCCGGCATTTCGGTCAAGCTAAGCGCATTGCACCCGCGCTATGAGGTCGCGCAGCGCCACCGGGTCATGACCGAACTGGTCCAGGCCACGCGCCAACTCGCCCTGGCTGCCGCCAAGGCGAATATGGGTTTCAATATCGACGCCGAGGAAGCCGATCGGCTTGATCTGTCGCTCGACGTGATCGAGGCCGTGCTGGAAACGCCGGAGTTGGCTGGTTGGAACGGCTTTGGTGTCGTGGTTCAGGCCTATGGTAAGCGGGTGCTGCCACTGATCGACTGGCTGGAAGCCTTGGCGGCCAGACTGGACCGGCGCATCATGGTGCGCCTGGTTAAGGGCGCCTATTGGGATGCCGAGATCAAGCGTGCGCAGGTGATGGGGCTGCCCGGCTATCCGGTCTATACCCGCAAGGCCGCAACCGATGTGAGCTATATCGCGGCGGCACGCAGGCTGTTCGACGCCGCCCATATCTATCCGCAGTTTGCCACGCATAATGCGCATACGGCGGCGGCCGTGCTGCATCTGGCTGCGGAAGCGGGCCGGTCCAATGACAGCTATGAATTCCAGCGCCTGCATGGCATGGGCGAGCAACTGCATGAAGTGCTGCGCAAGAACCACAAGACCACCACCCGTATCTATGCGCCGGTCGGTGCGCACAAGGACCTCCTGGCCTATCTGGTGCGCCGCCTGCTCGAGAACGGCGCCAACGGCTCTTTTGTCTATCAGATCGCCGATGAGGATATTCCGGCCGCCAAGGTTGCCGAAGACCCCATCGGAAAACTGCTGGCTTTGGGACAGGCTATTCCCAACGCGGCCATTGCCCCGCCGGAGCGCATTTTCGGCGAGCGCCGGAACTCCCAGGGGCTTGACCTGACCGACCCCATTGCCTTCGGGGCCATGGAAGATGCGCGCGGCACGTTTGCCGGCGCGCAATGGCGAGCCGCGCCGCTCGGCGCCATGATTGCGGGCAACGGAACTGCCGAACGGGTGATCAACCCGGCCAGATATGGCGACTTTGTTGGCAGTGTTGCCGAAGCCAGCGCCACACAAGTTGATGAGGCTGTAGTGGCGGCAGCGAGCTCGACCTGGGCGATGGTGCCCGTGGCCGAGCGGACCGCCGTAATGCGACGTGTCGCGGATCTCTACGAGGCCAATAGCGCCGAATTCTTCGCCCTGCTCGCGCGTGAAGCTGGGAAAACCTGGGCCGATGCGGTGGCCGAGTTGCGCGAGGCGGTGGACTTCCTGCGCTATTATGCCGATGAGGCCGGCAAATTGACGGCACCGCCACGCGGGCCTTTTGTCTGTATTTCGCCCTGGAACTTTCCGCTCGCCATTTTTACCGGGCAGATCGCCGCTGCGCTGGTAGCGGGCAATCCAGTTCTCGCCAAGCCCGCGCCGCAGACGCCTCTTGTCGCTTTCCGCGCTGTGCAATTGATGCATGAGGCCGGTGTGCCCGCAGACGCGCTGCAACTCCTGCCGGGTGGCCCGGCGGTCGGCGCCCGGCTGACATCCAATCCGTCGGTCGCCGGTATCGCCTTTACCGGCTCACTGCCGACGGCGAGGCGGATCGAGCAAGCCATGGCCGAGCATCTCTCGCCCCATGCCCCATTGATTGCCGAGACGGGCGGCTTGAACGCGATGGTGGTCGATACCACCGCGCTGACGGAACAGGCGGTTCGCGACATTATTGCCTCGGCCTTCCAGTCCGCGGGGCAAAGGTGCTCGGCGCTGCGCGTTCTCTACGTCCAGGAGGACGTTTATGAACATACTCTGAACATGCTCAGGGGTGCGATGGATGAGCTGGTACTGGGAGACCCCTGGAACCTCTCGACCGATGTCGGCCCGATCATCGATGCGACGGCCCGCGATAAGATCATGGCCTATATCGAGGCACGGAAGGATCGCGTCCTGCATCAATTGCGCGCGCCCGAGGGCGGCACTTTCGTGGCGCCCACAGTGCTCAAAGTGAGCGGCATCCAAGAGATGCCTGAGGAAATATTCGGCCCGGTGCTGCATGTGGCAACATTCAAGGGCGACGAGCTCCCCAGGGTCATTGCGGCCATCAATGCCTCCGGCTACGGCCTGACCTTTGGCATGCATACCCGCATTTCCTCGCGCGTGAAACGGCTGACCGAAATGGTCCATGCCGGCAATATCTATGTGAACCGCAACCAGATCGGCGCCGTTGTCGGCAGCCAACCCTTCGGTGGCGAGGGTCTGTCGGGAACGGGCCCCAAGGCGGGCGGGCCGCACTATTTGCCGCGCTTCACCCAGGGTGGCAGCGACCTGCAGGACGGCGTGCGGGACCTGCCCGGCCCGACCGGCGAGAACAATTGTCTGCATGTCGCGCCGCGCGGCACGCTTTTGTGCCTGGGGCCGACGGCTGATGACGTGGCGGCGCAGATTGAAATAGCCAAAAAGGCCGGCTGCCGGGCCGAAACGGCCCCAATGGATATCGAGCGGCTCCAATCGGGAAGTCAGTTCGACGCGGTCGCCTGGTTCGGCGATGATGCAGAGCTCAAGGCCATCCGCCTTGCCTTGAGCCAGCGGACAGGGGCGCTAGTCCCGATCATCTCGGGACCGCAGGATATCGGCCGCCTGCAATTGGAGCGGCATGTCTGTATCGACACCACTGCCGCCGGTGGCAATGCCTCGCTCATAGCCGCGGCGGGCTGA
- a CDS encoding peptide ABC transporter substrate-binding protein translates to MKTMVLPLMTAAFLATTGGVFAAGELTYVVNNESAKYDPGTTAETFAAPIIGNTFEGLVRLDAEGEVVPALAESWDISEDGLTYTFHLRDALWSDGEPVKSSDFVYAWKRVLDPASGAMNSQMLYHIVGAEEAFGGGDAEAIAVSAPDDKTLTFTLKQRVPYMLQLLNYPTFYPVREDVVSADPEGWTRDPATFIGTGPFRVTEFNQGESVVFEKNPNYYAADEVSLDKLTFRLIPDPATALAAFEAGDVDGIEAVPAPEIPRLSVESDAFMIVPALGTTYAFFNPHQAPLDNLHVRKALSMAIDRSEIIEFVLQSADTPALGLVPPGMGLAGEDFTDGRDNFGLSETADVEGAQAELAEAGYPNGEGFPETLYVTYSSPPIEKLLEAIQQMWKENLNIDVAIQATEWQVYYPEVQKVEYQIAQMGWGADYPHPMTFLDNFVSGSANNLNNWSNADYDAAIEAAKSASDEAASRDAMREAEAILMNDHVILPQYHRYNYMMMSPEVTGFWRSPLNVPYFRDAEIAE, encoded by the coding sequence ATGAAGACAATGGTTCTGCCGCTGATGACGGCGGCATTTCTGGCCACCACCGGCGGCGTCTTTGCCGCTGGCGAATTGACCTATGTCGTCAACAATGAAAGCGCCAAATACGATCCGGGCACCACGGCCGAAACCTTTGCCGCGCCCATTATCGGCAATACCTTTGAGGGCCTTGTGCGTCTCGATGCCGAAGGCGAAGTGGTCCCGGCCCTGGCCGAGAGCTGGGATATTTCCGAGGACGGCCTGACCTACACGTTCCACCTGCGCGATGCGCTGTGGTCCGATGGCGAGCCGGTCAAGTCGTCCGATTTCGTCTATGCCTGGAAGCGCGTACTCGATCCAGCTTCGGGCGCAATGAACTCGCAGATGCTCTATCACATCGTCGGCGCCGAAGAGGCTTTTGGCGGTGGTGATGCCGAGGCCATCGCGGTCTCAGCGCCCGATGACAAGACGCTGACCTTCACCCTCAAGCAGCGCGTGCCCTATATGCTGCAATTGCTCAACTATCCGACCTTCTATCCGGTCCGCGAAGATGTGGTCTCGGCCGATCCGGAAGGCTGGACCCGCGATCCGGCGACCTTCATCGGCACCGGCCCATTCCGCGTCACCGAATTCAATCAGGGCGAGTCGGTCGTGTTCGAGAAGAACCCGAACTATTACGCCGCCGACGAAGTCAGCCTCGATAAGCTCACCTTCCGCCTGATCCCCGATCCGGCGACGGCGCTGGCGGCCTTCGAAGCCGGCGATGTCGATGGCATCGAGGCCGTCCCTGCCCCCGAAATTCCGCGTCTCTCGGTAGAATCGGACGCCTTTATGATCGTGCCGGCCCTGGGCACGACCTATGCCTTCTTCAACCCGCATCAGGCCCCGCTCGATAATCTCCATGTCCGCAAGGCCCTCTCGATGGCCATCGATCGCTCGGAGATCATCGAATTCGTGCTGCAGTCGGCGGACACCCCGGCCCTTGGCCTCGTGCCCCCGGGCATGGGTCTTGCCGGTGAGGACTTTACCGATGGCCGCGACAACTTCGGTCTGTCGGAGACTGCGGACGTCGAAGGCGCGCAGGCCGAGCTGGCCGAGGCCGGCTATCCCAATGGCGAAGGTTTCCCCGAAACCCTTTACGTGACCTATTCCTCGCCGCCGATCGAGAAGCTGCTCGAAGCCATTCAGCAGATGTGGAAGGAAAACCTCAATATCGATGTCGCCATCCAGGCGACCGAGTGGCAGGTCTATTATCCGGAAGTGCAGAAGGTCGAATACCAGATCGCCCAGATGGGCTGGGGCGCCGACTATCCGCACCCCATGACCTTCCTCGACAATTTCGTGTCGGGCAGCGCCAATAACCTCAATAACTGGTCCAATGCCGATTACGACGCTGCCATTGAAGCGGCCAAGTCCGCGTCGGACGAGGCGGCATCGCGCGATGCCATGCGCGAGGCCGAGGCCATTTTGATGAACGACCACGTCATCCTGCCACAGTACCACCGCTACAATTACATGATGATGAGCCCGGAGGTGACCGGCTTCTGGCGCTCGCCGCTCAACGTGCCCTATTTCCGCGACGCGGAAATCGCTGAGTAA
- a CDS encoding ABC transporter ATP-binding protein: protein MTQTVLSVRDLATSFFTRRGEVQAVRGVSFDVRPGEILGLVGESGSGKSITCMSVLRLLKAGGRIKSGSASFEGTDLLSLDEDALSDLRGNRIGVIFQDPMTSLNPTLTVGEQVMEAILRHRKVSRAQARARAIELFELVRIPSAAARLKSFPHEFSGGMRQRVMIAIALACEPTLLIADEPTTALDVTIQRQILALLKDLQQRLGMAVILITHDLGVIAEVTDRVLVLYGGLVMETARVRDLFAAPGHPYTVGLLGAVPDLRDDTHRRLTPIPGSPPNMLAPPAGCPFAPRCPYAMTRCLAELPPLFGEGHQSRCWLQHPDAPKVDAVHEVAA, encoded by the coding sequence ATGACCCAGACCGTTCTTTCCGTGCGCGATCTCGCAACATCTTTCTTCACCCGCCGGGGTGAGGTGCAGGCCGTACGCGGCGTCAGCTTCGATGTGCGCCCCGGTGAAATTCTAGGTCTCGTGGGTGAAAGCGGTTCGGGGAAATCGATCACCTGCATGTCGGTTCTCCGCCTGCTCAAGGCCGGCGGGCGCATCAAATCCGGCAGCGCCAGTTTTGAGGGAACGGACCTGCTCTCGCTCGACGAGGACGCCCTGTCCGATCTGCGCGGCAACCGCATCGGCGTGATTTTCCAGGATCCGATGACCTCGCTCAACCCGACCCTCACCGTCGGGGAACAGGTCATGGAGGCCATCCTGCGGCACAGAAAGGTCAGCCGCGCCCAGGCAAGGGCGCGGGCCATCGAGCTGTTCGAGCTGGTACGCATCCCCTCGGCGGCGGCGCGGCTCAAATCCTTCCCGCACGAATTTTCCGGCGGCATGCGCCAGCGCGTCATGATCGCCATTGCCCTGGCCTGCGAACCGACATTGCTGATCGCCGACGAGCCGACCACGGCGCTCGACGTCACCATCCAGCGCCAGATCCTGGCCCTGCTCAAGGACTTGCAGCAGCGCCTGGGCATGGCGGTCATCCTCATCACCCATGATCTCGGCGTCATTGCGGAAGTCACCGACCGTGTTCTGGTGCTTTATGGCGGCCTCGTCATGGAAACCGCGCGGGTGCGCGACCTGTTCGCCGCGCCGGGACATCCCTATACGGTGGGCCTCCTCGGCGCCGTGCCGGACCTGCGCGACGATACCCATCGGCGCTTGACGCCAATTCCAGGCAGCCCGCCCAATATGCTGGCACCGCCCGCCGGCTGCCCGTTCGCGCCGCGCTGCCCCTATGCCATGACCCGATGCCTTGCCGAATTGCCACCCTTGTTCGGTGAAGGTCATCAGTCCCGCTGCTGGCTGCAACACCCCGACGCACCCAAGGTGGACGCCGTGCACGAGGTGGCCGCATGA
- a CDS encoding GAF domain-containing protein — protein sequence MTTDSRAAAFRTFEEALARNTDPLTTGAALHELAQALIGAHLFTLTAIEMEQMQVRRVYSSHPEVYPVLGTKPIVLDDWFEAMRTERRITAINTAADMEGQFPDLDLIRSLGCNASISVPIMVGNELIGTINALDKEGQYGPGAIEQAADLIVPATAVFLILRRHFGV from the coding sequence ATGACCACCGATAGCCGCGCTGCTGCTTTCCGCACGTTCGAAGAGGCCCTGGCCCGCAACACCGATCCGCTCACTACTGGCGCCGCCCTGCACGAGCTCGCTCAGGCGCTGATCGGGGCTCACCTGTTCACGCTGACGGCCATCGAAATGGAGCAGATGCAGGTGCGCCGCGTCTATTCCAGCCATCCGGAGGTCTATCCGGTATTGGGTACCAAGCCGATCGTGCTCGACGACTGGTTCGAGGCCATGCGCACCGAGCGCCGGATTACGGCCATCAACACGGCGGCCGACATGGAAGGCCAGTTCCCCGATCTCGACCTCATCCGGTCGCTGGGCTGCAATGCCTCCATCAGCGTGCCGATCATGGTCGGCAATGAGCTCATCGGCACGATCAATGCACTGGACAAAGAGGGACAATATGGTCCCGGCGCGATTGAGCAAGCTGCCGATCTCATCGTCCCGGCAACCGCCGTCTTTCTTATCCTGCGCCGCCACTTCGGCGTGTGA
- a CDS encoding ABC transporter permease, translated as MIGYLAQRLGMMAITLFAIITLTFFLMHAVPGGPFVSERMLAPEIAAALNAKYGLDLPIWQQYLNYLGNIVRFDLGPSFKYPGVSINSMIAAGLPVTLQTGLLAVICVVALGVPLGVIAALNRNRWPDTTVMFIATLGVAIPSYVIATVSLYVFALRLGWVPTFGLDDWRGYFLPVFALSGFWISFVSRLTRSSLLETLEQDYMTTASAKGLRRGQILFKHGLRNSLLPVVTVLGPVVANLVTGSFVIEQIFALPGIGRQFVLSITNRDYTAIMGITIFYAAILMVMILIVDLLYVWLDPRIKLTKATA; from the coding sequence ATGATCGGCTATTTGGCCCAGCGTCTGGGCATGATGGCCATCACGCTGTTCGCCATTATCACATTGACCTTCTTCCTCATGCATGCCGTGCCGGGTGGGCCCTTCGTGTCCGAACGCATGCTGGCGCCGGAAATTGCCGCCGCGCTCAATGCCAAATATGGGCTCGACCTGCCCATCTGGCAGCAATATCTCAACTATCTGGGCAATATCGTTCGTTTCGATCTTGGCCCATCCTTCAAATATCCGGGCGTCTCGATCAATTCGATGATCGCGGCCGGCCTGCCGGTCACGCTGCAAACCGGTTTGCTCGCCGTTATCTGCGTGGTGGCGCTGGGCGTGCCCCTGGGCGTCATCGCCGCGCTCAACCGCAATCGCTGGCCTGACACCACCGTCATGTTCATCGCCACACTGGGCGTGGCCATTCCCAGCTATGTCATTGCCACTGTTTCGCTTTATGTCTTTGCCCTGCGTCTGGGCTGGGTGCCGACATTCGGGCTCGACGATTGGCGCGGCTATTTCCTGCCGGTCTTTGCGCTGTCCGGCTTCTGGATTTCCTTCGTCTCGCGGCTGACGCGGTCGTCCCTGCTCGAAACCCTTGAGCAGGATTATATGACCACGGCGAGCGCCAAAGGCCTCAGGCGCGGACAAATTCTGTTCAAGCATGGCCTGCGCAATTCGCTTTTGCCGGTCGTTACGGTGCTTGGGCCAGTGGTGGCCAATCTGGTCACCGGCTCATTTGTCATCGAGCAGATCTTCGCCCTGCCCGGCATCGGCCGGCAATTCGTGCTCTCGATCACCAATCGCGACTACACCGCCATTATGGGCATCACCATTTTCTATGCCGCCATTCTCATGGTCATGATCCTCATTGTCGATCTGCTCTATGTCTGGCTCGATCCCCGCATCAAACTGACCAAGGCCACGGCATGA
- a CDS encoding oligopeptide/dipeptide ABC transporter ATP-binding protein produces MTRPLLQLRGLHKHFRLPSAPFTPKPVLRAVDGVDLDLIKGETLGLVGESGCGKSTLARTVIRLHEPTSGSIVFDGEEVGKAGDRQIGAFRRRVQMIFQDPYASLNPRMSVGELIAEPLDIAGLGTPAERRKKVADLLDRVGLPADSAARFAHEFSGGQRQRIGIARAIALEPDLVICDEPISALDVSVQAQVVNMLEDLQAELGLTYLFITHDLSMVRHISDRIGVMYLGRIVELASSADLYHRPSHPYTRALLSAIPVPDPAAARAVEPMQGEIPSPIDIPSGCRFRTRCPMAKDICAKVDPPLTDVGGGHLSACHFAGELAQQSTGT; encoded by the coding sequence ATGACCCGACCACTCCTCCAGTTGCGTGGCCTGCATAAGCATTTCCGCCTGCCATCTGCGCCTTTTACCCCTAAGCCGGTCCTGCGGGCCGTCGATGGTGTCGATCTCGATCTGATCAAGGGCGAAACGCTGGGCCTGGTTGGAGAGTCCGGCTGCGGCAAGTCGACCCTGGCGCGCACGGTTATCCGGCTGCACGAGCCGACTTCGGGCAGCATCGTCTTCGACGGCGAGGAAGTCGGCAAGGCGGGCGATCGCCAGATCGGCGCATTCCGCCGCCGCGTGCAGATGATCTTTCAGGACCCCTATGCCAGTCTCAACCCGCGCATGAGCGTGGGTGAGCTGATCGCCGAGCCGCTGGACATTGCCGGGCTTGGTACGCCGGCCGAGCGCCGCAAGAAAGTTGCCGACCTGCTCGACCGCGTCGGCCTGCCGGCAGATTCGGCCGCTCGCTTTGCGCATGAATTCTCCGGCGGCCAGAGGCAGCGTATCGGCATTGCCCGCGCCATTGCACTGGAACCCGACCTCGTCATTTGCGACGAGCCGATTTCGGCGCTCGACGTGTCGGTGCAGGCGCAGGTGGTCAACATGCTTGAGGACCTGCAGGCCGAACTCGGGCTGACTTACCTTTTCATCACCCACGACCTTTCCATGGTCCGGCATATCTCGGACCGCATCGGGGTGATGTATCTGGGCCGGATCGTCGAACTGGCCTCCAGCGCCGATCTCTATCACCGCCCCAGCCACCCCTATACGCGGGCCTTGCTCAGCGCCATTCCGGTGCCCGATCCGGCAGCGGCGCGGGCCGTCGAGCCGATGCAGGGCGAAATACCGAGCCCGATCGATATTCCCTCGGGATGTCGTTTCCGCACGCGTTGCCCCATGGCCAAAGACATCTGCGCAAAGGTCGATCCGCCACTCACCGATGTCGGTGGCGGACACCTTTCCGCCTGCCATTTCGCCGGGGAACTGGCGCAACAATCAACCGGGACCTAA
- a CDS encoding ABC transporter ATP-binding protein translates to MNAIDLTNLDIAYGDTKVVFDVNLSIPEGESFALVGESGSGKSTILRAIAGLAPDWTGGISVMGEARSHHVDRAVSRKVQMVFQDPYGSLHPRKTIDAALSEPLAIHGIGNRGERVEAMLAAVGLDQRFRFRFPHQLSGGQRQRVAIARALMLEPKVMLLDEPTSALDVSVQAEILNLLKRLRREQGLTFLMVTHNLPVVSFLCDRLAVMRHGRIVEIADVAQLKAGDLKESYSRELLAATESA, encoded by the coding sequence ATGAACGCCATCGATCTTACCAATCTCGACATTGCCTATGGCGACACCAAGGTCGTCTTCGATGTGAACTTGTCTATCCCGGAGGGCGAGAGCTTCGCCCTGGTCGGCGAAAGCGGTTCGGGTAAATCCACCATCCTGCGCGCCATTGCCGGGCTTGCGCCGGATTGGACGGGCGGCATTTCGGTCATGGGCGAGGCCCGCAGCCATCACGTCGATCGCGCCGTGTCACGAAAAGTGCAGATGGTGTTCCAGGACCCCTATGGATCGCTGCATCCACGCAAGACCATCGACGCGGCGCTTTCCGAACCCCTGGCTATCCACGGCATCGGCAATCGGGGGGAGCGTGTGGAAGCCATGCTGGCCGCGGTCGGTCTCGACCAACGTTTCCGTTTCCGCTTTCCGCACCAGCTTTCGGGCGGCCAGCGCCAGCGCGTCGCTATTGCCCGTGCCCTGATGCTCGAACCCAAAGTCATGCTGCTCGACGAACCGACCTCAGCGCTCGACGTATCGGTGCAAGCCGAAATCCTCAACCTGCTCAAGCGTCTGCGGCGCGAGCAGGGGCTGACCTTCCTCATGGTCACGCACAACCTGCCCGTCGTCAGCTTCCTCTGTGATCGGCTGGCGGTCATGCGTCACGGCCGCATCGTCGAGATCGCCGACGTCGCCCAGCTCAAAGCCGGGGACCTCAAAGAATCCTATTCGCGCGAGCTACTCGCCGCGACCGAGAGCGCGTAG
- a CDS encoding ABC transporter permease has protein sequence MTDITPDMWARVPAGAAVPPTPPPAPTYGQDVRRRLWANKPAVLSIVFIVALVLAAFFGPYFSPHTYYRQDLKLSNIPPAFETYAVTQDDGTQMRFFLNASNFNLYEVDAEGHVLGLLRGGRKDIIKKSQPFEFGNQAVTLDYSRLPTRLLLEDGTELRPSGWSWNRTYLFGTDQLGRDILVRQLYGAQISLTVAFVATLVNFFIGVFYGGIAGYVGGRVDAVMMRIVEIISTIPLTLYVVLLMVVFDSGLLSIIVAIGSVFWVDMARIVRGQILSLKSQDYVAAARTMGASPTRILTRHLLPNSIGPIIVTLTMLIPSAIFIESFMSFIGLGVTPPLASWGSLTSEAVETLRTYPHQLFFPAAAISLTMFAFNFLGDGLRDALDPRLRG, from the coding sequence ATGACCGATATTACTCCGGACATGTGGGCCAGGGTGCCCGCGGGCGCAGCCGTGCCGCCTACACCGCCCCCTGCCCCCACCTATGGTCAGGATGTGCGCCGCCGCCTCTGGGCCAACAAGCCGGCCGTCCTTTCCATCGTCTTCATCGTCGCATTGGTGCTGGCCGCGTTTTTCGGACCGTATTTTTCGCCGCACACTTATTATCGGCAGGATTTGAAGCTCTCCAATATCCCGCCCGCCTTCGAGACCTATGCCGTCACGCAGGACGATGGAACGCAGATGCGCTTCTTCCTCAACGCGTCCAATTTCAACCTCTATGAGGTCGATGCAGAGGGTCATGTGCTGGGCCTGCTGCGCGGCGGCCGCAAGGACATCATCAAGAAAAGCCAGCCCTTCGAATTTGGCAACCAGGCCGTGACGCTGGATTATTCCAGGCTCCCAACCCGCTTACTGCTCGAAGATGGGACAGAACTGCGCCCTTCGGGTTGGAGCTGGAACCGCACCTATCTCTTCGGCACCGATCAACTCGGCCGCGACATTCTGGTCCGTCAGCTCTATGGCGCGCAGATTTCGTTGACTGTCGCCTTTGTCGCCACGCTGGTCAATTTCTTCATCGGCGTCTTCTATGGCGGCATTGCCGGCTATGTCGGCGGACGCGTCGATGCGGTGATGATGCGCATAGTCGAGATCATCTCCACCATTCCGCTTACGCTCTATGTCGTGCTGCTGATGGTCGTCTTCGATAGCGGGTTGCTCTCGATCATCGTCGCCATCGGCTCGGTCTTCTGGGTCGATATGGCGCGCATCGTGCGCGGACAAATATTGAGCTTGAAAAGCCAGGACTATGTCGCGGCGGCCCGCACCATGGGTGCCTCGCCGACCCGCATTCTCACCCGGCACCTGCTGCCCAATTCCATCGGCCCTATCATCGTCACCCTCACCATGCTCATCCCCTCGGCCATTTTCATCGAAAGCTTCATGAGCTTTATCGGCCTTGGCGTGACGCCGCCGCTGGCCTCCTGGGGTTCGCTGACCTCCGAGGCGGTCGAGACCTTGCGCACCTATCCGCACCAGCTCTTTTTCCCGGCAGCCGCGATCTCGCTCACCATGTTCGCCTTCAACTTCCTGGGCGACGGGTTGCGCGACGCCCTCGATCCGAGGTTGCGCGGATGA
- a CDS encoding GAF domain-containing protein encodes MTSHTEALSNFDAAIAIAKTADQAYKALQDLTQATVGAKLFTIMTVDMQADVARRAYTSDPANYPASGTKPINYGPWFDVVHKRREYFVANTIEDIAQVFFDHELINTLGCQSVINMPIVLGDELVATMNILDVAGYYTPERVQMVRDVLSIPAKLAALVALNRGERA; translated from the coding sequence ATGACTTCCCATACTGAAGCACTTTCAAATTTTGACGCCGCCATTGCGATCGCCAAAACAGCTGACCAGGCCTACAAGGCCCTGCAAGACCTTACCCAAGCCACCGTGGGCGCCAAGCTTTTTACCATCATGACGGTCGACATGCAGGCCGATGTCGCCCGCCGTGCCTATACCAGCGACCCGGCGAACTACCCGGCCTCGGGCACCAAGCCGATCAATTACGGCCCCTGGTTCGATGTGGTGCACAAGCGGCGCGAATATTTCGTCGCCAACACCATTGAGGACATCGCCCAGGTCTTTTTCGACCACGAACTGATCAACACGCTGGGATGCCAATCGGTCATCAATATGCCGATCGTTCTGGGCGACGAGTTGGTGGCTACCATGAACATCCTGGATGTGGCCGGCTATTACACGCCCGAGCGTGTGCAGATGGTACGCGATGTCCTGTCGATCCCGGCCAAGCTCGCGGCTCTGGTGGCTCTCAACCGGGGAGAGCGAGCATGA